From Pontibacter actiniarum, a single genomic window includes:
- a CDS encoding glycosyltransferase family 2 protein — translation MKCSLLVANFNHADVIPTALQSIEAQTYPDWEAVIVDDASVDNSLEVIRSFISASQHREKYRVISLARNMGVGHAKKTAAENASGEVMAICDPDDALHPEAVAKVMQEHLKQPQASLVYTSYYYCDSALRPQRVRQHAGHILHSDLKEDKVSAFAAFKSAAYHRTAGFDAAFRLAEDKDLYYKLEEVGEVVYLDEPLYYYRIWDRGISQGFDSFVRSRDYRLTAIEHAMERRKKSGIKQLSETERRHLLAAIHLLQAEGIMYSEQPVTGKFFKHWYKAVRLHPTSKLKVKAKTLLLLSRVKRSLRRLLQKK, via the coding sequence ATGAAATGCTCCTTACTCGTTGCCAACTTTAACCATGCCGACGTTATACCGACTGCCCTTCAGTCTATTGAGGCGCAAACGTACCCCGACTGGGAGGCTGTTATTGTGGATGATGCCTCCGTCGATAACTCGCTTGAGGTGATCCGCAGCTTTATAAGCGCCTCGCAGCACCGGGAAAAGTACCGCGTCATTTCGCTTGCCCGGAACATGGGCGTGGGGCATGCCAAGAAAACCGCTGCCGAAAACGCGAGCGGAGAGGTTATGGCCATCTGTGACCCGGATGACGCCCTGCACCCGGAGGCAGTCGCCAAGGTAATGCAGGAGCACCTGAAGCAGCCCCAGGCCAGCCTGGTTTACACCAGCTACTACTACTGCGACAGCGCCCTGAGGCCGCAGCGCGTCAGGCAGCATGCAGGGCATATTCTCCATTCTGATTTAAAGGAAGACAAGGTATCTGCGTTTGCCGCCTTCAAAAGTGCCGCCTACCACCGCACGGCCGGGTTTGACGCTGCCTTTAGGTTAGCCGAAGACAAAGACCTTTACTACAAGCTGGAGGAGGTGGGCGAGGTGGTTTACCTGGACGAGCCGCTCTACTACTACCGCATTTGGGACAGAGGGATTTCGCAGGGCTTTGATTCTTTTGTGCGCTCCCGGGACTACCGGCTAACAGCGATCGAGCATGCGATGGAAAGGAGAAAGAAGAGCGGTATAAAGCAGCTCTCTGAAACCGAGCGCCGCCACCTGCTTGCAGCCATACACCTTCTACAGGCCGAAGGCATTATGTACTCCGAGCAGCCTGTTACCGGCAAGTTTTTTAAACACTGGTACAAGGCCGTCCGCTTACACCCCACCAGTAAGCTAAAGGTAAAAGCCAAAACGCTGCTCCTGCTCAGCAGGGTGAAAAGGAGCTTGAGGCGTCTCCTTCAGAAAAAGTAG
- a CDS encoding O-acetyl-ADP-ribose deacetylase: protein MDKTSIRVQQGDITKAAVEAVVNAANSSLLGGGGVDGAIHRAGGPAILEECKQIRARQGGCPTGEAVITTGGKLPAAYVIHTVGPVWQGGSKGEPELLASCYRNSLRLAAERGLTSIAFPNISTGVYGYPKDKAAKIAVEAVKRYLQAHETSIAQVVFVCFDDENYRLCRSLLAIDA from the coding sequence ATGGATAAGACAAGTATAAGAGTGCAGCAGGGAGATATAACGAAAGCAGCGGTGGAGGCAGTGGTTAACGCTGCCAACAGCAGCCTGTTAGGCGGTGGCGGTGTAGACGGGGCGATACATCGGGCCGGAGGGCCAGCCATTCTGGAGGAGTGCAAGCAGATCAGGGCCAGGCAAGGCGGCTGCCCCACCGGGGAGGCGGTGATCACCACAGGAGGAAAGTTGCCTGCCGCGTACGTGATCCATACGGTTGGGCCGGTATGGCAGGGCGGAAGCAAAGGTGAGCCGGAACTGCTGGCCAGCTGCTACCGCAACAGCTTAAGGCTTGCCGCGGAAAGGGGCCTGACAAGCATAGCCTTTCCCAATATCAGCACTGGCGTGTACGGCTACCCGAAAGACAAGGCCGCCAAGATAGCCGTGGAGGCGGTAAAACGATACCTGCAGGCGCATGAGACAAGTATAGCGCAGGTGGTGTTTGTCTGCTTTGATGATGAGAACTACCGCTTGTGTCGATCTCTTCTTGCAATCGACGCTTGA
- the dnaG gene encoding DNA primase translates to MSLIPKEVVDQVLAQADITEVVGDFVSLKKKGQNMWACCPFHHEKSPSFSVSPAKGIYKCFGCGKAGNSVQFIMDVEGTSFPEAIKYLAKKYSIEVPEEQHDPEYAREQSERDSLFIVSDFAAKHFQQRLTSHEQGAIGQSYLKQRGLSSNTIRKFELGYSLDEWTDLTDAALKVGYKQKYLEATGLTIAREDGKKYDRFRGRVMFPIHNVSGRVVGFGARTLKSNDKKSPKYLNSPESDIYHKSNVLYGLFQAKQAMRMQDMCYMVEGYLDVLSLHQGGIENVVASSGTSLTEGQIKLISRYTENITVLYDGDAAGIKASLRGIDLILELGLNVNVVTFPAGEDPDSYIHKVGDTAFKTYIKEHSQDFISFKTSLFAEEAAGNPVKKAEAIKEVVASISKIPDAIKRTVFFQSCSLIFDIDEQVLISEYNKMHLQGRQQQPSGGQAQHYSAPEPALEPEPEKPASDTDVLKRYEREIIRMMINYGAKPVDEQQTVTQYMLEQLEDVEFEIPIYVKLYNLILRQFNQGYVVKGEDLVNDPDEEIRSEVIELISNRYDLSHNWETHQIYVPNEEDLLMYGIERAILRLKRMKVQILLKAELEKLRLVTDPAEQDRQLNYILSLKTFENQLGEMLGIVVNK, encoded by the coding sequence ATGTCCCTTATCCCCAAAGAAGTAGTTGACCAGGTACTTGCCCAAGCCGATATAACGGAGGTGGTAGGAGATTTCGTGTCGCTTAAAAAGAAAGGGCAGAACATGTGGGCCTGCTGCCCCTTTCACCACGAAAAGTCCCCCTCGTTCTCGGTTTCGCCGGCCAAGGGTATTTACAAGTGCTTTGGCTGTGGCAAGGCGGGCAACTCGGTGCAGTTTATTATGGATGTGGAGGGAACCAGCTTCCCGGAAGCCATCAAGTACCTGGCCAAGAAGTATAGCATTGAGGTGCCCGAGGAGCAGCACGACCCCGAGTATGCCCGGGAGCAGAGCGAGCGCGACAGCCTTTTTATAGTCTCTGACTTTGCCGCCAAGCACTTCCAGCAGCGGCTGACCAGCCATGAGCAGGGGGCAATCGGGCAATCCTACTTAAAGCAGCGCGGCCTGAGCAGCAACACCATCCGCAAGTTTGAGCTGGGCTACAGCCTGGATGAGTGGACGGACCTGACGGACGCCGCCCTGAAAGTAGGGTACAAGCAAAAGTACCTGGAGGCGACGGGCCTGACGATAGCCAGGGAGGACGGCAAAAAGTATGACCGCTTCCGGGGCCGTGTCATGTTCCCGATCCACAACGTGTCCGGCCGGGTGGTGGGCTTCGGTGCCCGTACGCTCAAATCCAACGACAAGAAGAGCCCGAAATACCTCAACTCCCCGGAGTCGGACATCTACCACAAAAGCAACGTGCTCTACGGCCTATTTCAGGCAAAGCAGGCCATGCGCATGCAGGACATGTGCTATATGGTGGAGGGATACCTGGATGTGCTCTCGCTGCACCAGGGCGGTATTGAAAACGTGGTGGCCTCTTCCGGTACGTCGCTCACAGAGGGGCAAATCAAGCTGATTTCGCGCTATACCGAGAACATCACGGTGCTCTACGACGGGGATGCGGCAGGTATAAAAGCCTCCCTGCGCGGTATCGACCTCATCCTGGAGCTGGGCCTCAACGTGAACGTGGTGACCTTTCCGGCAGGGGAGGACCCGGATTCTTACATCCATAAGGTTGGCGACACGGCCTTTAAAACCTATATCAAGGAGCACTCCCAGGACTTTATCTCCTTTAAGACAAGCCTCTTTGCCGAGGAGGCGGCGGGCAACCCGGTTAAAAAAGCCGAGGCGATAAAAGAGGTCGTGGCCTCCATCTCGAAAATCCCGGATGCCATCAAGCGCACGGTGTTCTTCCAGAGCTGCAGCCTTATCTTCGATATCGATGAGCAGGTGCTTATATCCGAGTACAACAAAATGCACCTGCAGGGGCGGCAGCAGCAACCATCCGGCGGGCAGGCGCAGCACTACTCCGCGCCGGAACCCGCGCTCGAGCCAGAGCCGGAGAAGCCCGCCTCTGACACCGACGTCCTGAAAAGGTATGAGCGGGAAATTATCCGGATGATGATAAACTATGGGGCTAAGCCCGTGGATGAGCAGCAAACCGTGACGCAGTACATGCTGGAGCAGCTGGAGGATGTGGAGTTCGAGATCCCGATTTACGTGAAGCTCTACAACCTGATTCTGCGGCAGTTTAACCAGGGCTATGTGGTGAAGGGGGAGGACCTGGTGAACGACCCGGACGAGGAAATACGCTCGGAGGTGATCGAGCTGATCTCTAACCGCTACGACCTGAGCCACAACTGGGAAACGCACCAGATTTATGTGCCAAACGAGGAGGACCTGCTCATGTACGGCATTGAGCGTGCCATCCTGCGCCTCAAGCGCATGAAGGTGCAGATACTGCTGAAAGCCGAACTGGAGAAACTGCGCCTGGTCACCGACCCCGCCGAGCAGGACCGCCAGCTCAACTATATCCTCAGCCTCAAAACCTTTGAGAACCAGCTGGGCGAGATGCTGGGCATTGTGGTGAACAAGTAA
- a CDS encoding helix-turn-helix domain-containing protein, with amino-acid sequence METAVRKRPIHLGDHVRRMRTALGVKQASLASELGTTQQNISRIEQEEEMDKATLERIAKALGVTPEAIENFTEEGAMFNVQTLHDNASGNLTSGNFNSYTFNPIDKIVELYDALLKSEREKNELLEKLMREKESNSASRV; translated from the coding sequence ATGGAAACAGCAGTTAGAAAAAGACCCATACACCTGGGTGACCACGTAAGAAGAATGAGAACCGCTTTGGGAGTAAAGCAGGCTTCTCTTGCCAGTGAGTTGGGAACTACGCAGCAAAATATTTCCCGCATTGAACAGGAAGAGGAGATGGATAAAGCCACATTGGAGAGAATAGCCAAGGCCCTTGGCGTGACACCGGAAGCAATTGAGAACTTTACGGAAGAAGGCGCGATGTTTAACGTTCAGACATTGCATGACAATGCTTCAGGAAACCTTACTTCAGGAAATTTCAACAGTTATACTTTTAACCCCATAGATAAGATCGTCGAATTATACGACGCCTTGCTGAAAAGTGAGCGAGAGAAAAATGAGCTGCTGGAAAAACTGATGAGAGAAAAGGAGAGTAACAGCGCGAGTAGAGTCTGA
- a CDS encoding acyltransferase has protein sequence MKQPSPMPIPETLPKAGIAERNHSLDVLRTLAMLLVILLHVAAPYASDGLEDRAFGTGFWAGNVLNSFARVSVPVFVLISGSFLLGRREAYATFYLNRASRILWPFVFWVGAYSLYALYCSYALTGRWAVAPVAVKALTGKPFYHLWYLYMLLGLYLVTPVISRAIAGLALREVSMAACFLLLCGFTINLWNFYVGSGFIVLLWFTEYLGYYLMGYVLARSVAKYSQVLLLLVYVLLSLLTALFVYATRSMYFYEFLSPLVLVASLALFKMFSQLRFGPNLLARLAKLTLGIYVVHAGVLEAFQRLGQKYALSTGTALLDIPLRFCLVLLVSVLLVQAVSRVPGLKRVV, from the coding sequence ATGAAGCAACCATCACCAATGCCTATACCGGAAACGCTGCCAAAAGCGGGCATAGCGGAAAGGAACCACTCTCTGGACGTGCTGCGAACGCTGGCAATGCTGCTGGTGATACTCTTGCACGTGGCGGCCCCTTACGCGTCCGACGGGCTAGAAGACCGTGCCTTCGGCACAGGCTTTTGGGCGGGTAATGTGCTGAACTCCTTTGCAAGAGTGAGCGTACCGGTGTTTGTGCTCATCAGCGGGTCCTTTTTGCTGGGGAGAAGAGAGGCCTATGCCACCTTCTATCTAAACAGGGCTTCACGGATCCTCTGGCCGTTTGTGTTCTGGGTCGGGGCCTACAGCCTGTACGCGCTCTACTGCAGCTATGCGCTTACCGGCAGGTGGGCCGTTGCACCCGTGGCCGTAAAAGCGCTGACAGGAAAGCCGTTCTATCACCTGTGGTACCTCTACATGCTCCTCGGCCTGTACCTTGTAACGCCGGTCATAAGCAGGGCAATAGCGGGGCTGGCGCTGCGGGAAGTAAGTATGGCTGCCTGCTTTTTGCTGCTCTGCGGGTTTACCATAAATCTCTGGAACTTCTATGTTGGCAGCGGTTTTATTGTCCTTCTTTGGTTTACGGAGTACCTGGGCTATTACCTGATGGGCTATGTGCTGGCCCGTAGTGTGGCGAAGTATAGCCAGGTACTGCTGCTGCTGGTATACGTTCTCTTGTCGCTACTCACGGCACTGTTTGTGTACGCTACCCGAAGCATGTACTTCTATGAGTTTCTGTCGCCGCTGGTGCTGGTGGCCTCTCTGGCTCTCTTTAAGATGTTTTCGCAATTGCGTTTCGGCCCTAACCTGCTGGCTCGCCTGGCAAAACTGACGTTGGGTATCTACGTGGTACACGCCGGTGTTCTGGAGGCGTTTCAGAGGCTTGGCCAGAAGTACGCTTTGTCAACCGGTACGGCCCTGCTCGACATCCCGCTCAGGTTCTGCCTGGTGCTGCTTGTTTCTGTCCTCCTGGTGCAGGCTGTCAGCCGGGTGCCGGGGTTAAAGCGGGTTGTCTGA
- a CDS encoding phosphodiester glycosidase family protein has product MRNRFTRLKKVAWLALVLGTQAVQAQQLNLSWQPRQDLNILLPASVRVHEANGSLPDGAPVRAMYATVDLRDENLSLRTVGNPANRQTTLEHYQDYNAILAINGGYFAPTKSVSLYISDGNLIEPGIRKSGGNNITRGAFGLVNGKPEIAWTANPIGNLIYKYSQPTQPGQPAPTTRGGELWLPGQAVGGGPVLVKQGKVVDVGTVEGFGAAHLGRNPRSAIGYLDKHTLLLLVVDGRQGASAGVTTVELAHMMRELGCSEAVNLDGGGSSAMVAADEVVNIPVDVPNGNRHSLRKNANALVLTQRESSPKRQVTYIDTDSPNYTEFGLWRDTNHANYYGSTLSRQASANSHNSARYDFKSIAKGKYQLATWWTVDTSHNAAQVPYVLHRGSKTDTLRVNQNTYATSGRWNVLGDFTLGPGDYLELLAQGKGKKAVADAVRLVSIEKFPELPRRGDLRLAVISDLNSGLGAATYEWQVDSIIQRLPRIWQPDLVVCGGDMVAGQGVSDTETLTKMWQGFDDHIAAPLRAAGIPFAFTLGNHDGSRSFAMERNAAGSYWNDAKNLPSLQFIDKRHFPYYYSFTHGNAFFVSWEASSPEITDENLRWLAEQFNLPEARQAKYRFVLGHMPLYSVAQERDSKGNLLSNPEKLRQLLEQYKVKTYISGHQHAYYPGKRGKLELLNAGAAGSGPRSWLTLDKTPVNTVTLVDIFYEQDTLVYTTYDIGTERAAEMAVFDEKVLPPVIEGVNGHLIRRDIAVTGEAKGIFSALSPGASATGTAALEVRGDKLYISGEFTGLEGKLLKEQGAVSLYHGRHTEQGAPLLALKVKSRNGRKGSFSGRMAVQDDEKELLSVGSYYVSIKTDKHPDGELRAQLYPAANQAPAAVAVSSHNSRNAYAVRQTEALFRLSWDKATDPDGDFVSYSYQLASDEHFKNLLWHKNTGRVPGIKPQEKEWYALLQHAAEGEPVTFYHRIITSDGKHTTYGPGKPFQLMKSNEPLEDFVEVPAPNYVFAGKVQETGAGYGARWDKHGNLWLASYDGTLYVKKPDGTDAPFSPLRQITVNGEAFDLRTIGGIGVDADGNILLARNRHLLKVDAASGQGIAAWEVPNGGRAITAPRVNDKGEIYVMSLFGEDPNYVLKQNEQRPHQFDLVRTLNLPERILARTFTMAPDGKTLYFPNPGSPYIQVYTSEDGTRYKKQENITSTAAGCNAIEVGPGNTLWTAVRASGVVPATFHFRDEKNKKMWTLQLPELEGAEARGLGVSANGDTLIFCSWDKGGGFYKYVLQPAEQQE; this is encoded by the coding sequence ATGCGAAACAGATTTACCCGTTTAAAAAAAGTAGCCTGGCTGGCCCTGGTGCTGGGGACGCAGGCAGTACAGGCCCAACAGCTGAACCTGTCCTGGCAGCCGCGCCAGGACCTGAACATCCTCCTGCCGGCCTCGGTGCGGGTGCACGAGGCCAACGGCAGCTTACCCGACGGAGCCCCGGTGCGTGCCATGTACGCTACCGTGGACCTGCGCGATGAAAACCTGTCGCTCCGGACCGTAGGCAACCCCGCTAACCGGCAAACAACCCTGGAGCACTACCAGGACTACAACGCTATACTGGCCATCAACGGCGGCTACTTCGCACCGACCAAGTCCGTAAGCCTCTACATCTCTGACGGGAATCTGATTGAGCCGGGCATCCGCAAGTCCGGCGGCAACAACATTACCCGTGGGGCCTTTGGCCTCGTGAACGGCAAACCGGAGATTGCCTGGACCGCTAACCCCATCGGCAACCTGATCTACAAGTATAGCCAGCCCACCCAGCCGGGGCAGCCGGCCCCGACAACGCGGGGCGGTGAGCTGTGGCTGCCGGGGCAGGCGGTAGGCGGCGGGCCGGTGCTGGTAAAGCAAGGCAAGGTAGTGGATGTGGGCACCGTGGAGGGCTTCGGCGCCGCTCACCTCGGCCGCAACCCGCGCAGCGCCATCGGCTACCTGGATAAGCACACACTGCTCCTGCTGGTAGTAGACGGTCGCCAGGGTGCCAGCGCGGGCGTAACCACCGTGGAGCTGGCCCACATGATGCGGGAACTCGGATGCAGCGAGGCTGTAAACCTGGACGGCGGCGGCTCCTCCGCCATGGTCGCGGCAGACGAGGTTGTGAACATTCCGGTAGATGTGCCAAACGGCAACCGCCACAGCCTCCGAAAGAACGCCAACGCACTGGTGCTGACGCAGCGGGAGAGCAGCCCGAAGCGCCAGGTAACGTACATTGACACCGATAGCCCCAACTACACTGAGTTTGGGCTGTGGCGAGACACCAACCACGCCAACTACTACGGCTCCACCCTCTCCCGGCAGGCCTCGGCCAACAGCCACAACAGCGCCAGGTATGATTTCAAAAGTATAGCCAAAGGGAAGTACCAGCTGGCCACCTGGTGGACGGTGGACACCAGCCACAATGCCGCCCAGGTGCCGTACGTGCTGCACCGCGGCAGCAAAACCGATACCCTGCGGGTAAACCAGAACACCTACGCCACCAGTGGCCGCTGGAACGTGTTGGGAGATTTTACACTTGGCCCCGGCGATTACCTGGAGTTGTTGGCCCAGGGCAAAGGAAAAAAGGCGGTGGCAGACGCCGTGCGCCTGGTAAGCATCGAAAAGTTCCCGGAGCTGCCCCGCCGGGGAGACCTGCGCCTGGCCGTGATCAGCGATCTGAACTCCGGCCTTGGTGCTGCGACCTATGAGTGGCAGGTAGACAGCATTATTCAGCGGCTGCCGCGCATCTGGCAACCAGACCTGGTAGTCTGCGGCGGCGATATGGTGGCCGGCCAGGGCGTGTCGGATACGGAGACGCTTACCAAAATGTGGCAGGGCTTCGACGACCATATCGCCGCGCCGCTACGTGCCGCTGGCATTCCCTTTGCCTTTACGCTCGGCAACCACGATGGCTCTCGCTCTTTTGCCATGGAGCGAAACGCCGCCGGCAGCTACTGGAATGACGCTAAGAACCTGCCTTCGCTGCAGTTCATCGACAAGCGCCACTTCCCCTACTACTACTCCTTTACCCACGGCAACGCGTTCTTTGTTTCCTGGGAGGCCTCCTCGCCGGAAATTACCGACGAAAACCTGCGTTGGCTGGCAGAGCAGTTTAACCTGCCGGAGGCAAGGCAGGCAAAGTACAGGTTCGTGCTCGGCCACATGCCGCTCTACAGCGTGGCGCAGGAGCGCGACTCCAAAGGCAACCTGCTCAGCAACCCGGAAAAGCTGCGGCAGCTCCTGGAGCAGTACAAGGTAAAGACCTACATCAGCGGCCACCAGCATGCCTACTATCCGGGTAAGCGCGGGAAACTGGAGCTGCTGAACGCCGGGGCTGCCGGCTCCGGCCCCCGCTCCTGGCTGACGCTGGACAAGACGCCGGTGAATACCGTGACGCTGGTGGACATCTTTTACGAGCAGGACACACTCGTTTACACGACTTACGACATTGGCACCGAGCGTGCAGCAGAGATGGCAGTGTTTGATGAAAAAGTCCTCCCACCGGTTATAGAGGGCGTGAACGGCCACCTCATCCGGCGGGACATCGCAGTAACTGGCGAGGCAAAAGGCATCTTCTCTGCACTGTCGCCGGGAGCCTCGGCAACAGGCACGGCAGCCTTGGAGGTACGCGGAGACAAGCTGTACATCTCGGGCGAGTTTACCGGCCTGGAGGGGAAACTGCTGAAAGAGCAAGGTGCTGTATCCCTTTACCACGGCCGCCACACAGAGCAGGGGGCGCCACTGCTTGCCCTGAAGGTAAAGTCCAGAAATGGGCGCAAAGGCTCTTTCAGCGGCAGGATGGCGGTACAGGACGATGAGAAGGAACTGCTGTCGGTAGGCTCGTACTATGTCAGCATCAAAACAGACAAGCACCCGGACGGGGAACTGCGCGCGCAGCTGTACCCTGCTGCCAACCAGGCTCCGGCTGCCGTGGCCGTTAGCTCGCACAACAGCCGGAACGCGTACGCCGTGCGCCAAACCGAAGCGCTCTTCAGGCTCAGCTGGGACAAAGCCACCGACCCGGACGGGGACTTTGTGTCCTACAGCTACCAACTGGCATCCGACGAGCACTTTAAAAACCTGTTATGGCACAAGAACACCGGCAGGGTGCCTGGTATAAAGCCACAGGAAAAAGAGTGGTACGCGCTCCTGCAGCATGCCGCCGAGGGCGAGCCGGTTACCTTCTACCACCGCATTATTACCTCCGACGGCAAACACACCACCTATGGCCCCGGCAAGCCTTTTCAGCTGATGAAAAGCAATGAGCCGCTGGAGGATTTTGTGGAGGTGCCCGCGCCGAACTACGTCTTTGCCGGAAAGGTGCAGGAAACCGGTGCCGGCTACGGAGCCCGGTGGGACAAGCATGGCAACCTGTGGCTGGCCAGCTACGACGGCACGCTCTATGTCAAGAAGCCAGACGGCACCGATGCTCCCTTTTCGCCGCTGCGCCAGATTACGGTAAACGGAGAAGCCTTCGACCTGCGCACGATTGGAGGCATCGGAGTGGACGCAGACGGCAATATCCTGCTGGCGCGCAACCGCCACCTGCTCAAGGTGGATGCCGCCAGCGGGCAGGGCATTGCGGCCTGGGAAGTGCCAAACGGCGGGCGCGCCATTACGGCCCCGCGTGTAAACGACAAGGGGGAAATTTACGTTATGTCGCTCTTCGGCGAGGATCCCAACTATGTGCTGAAGCAGAATGAACAGCGGCCGCACCAGTTTGACCTCGTTCGTACGCTAAACTTGCCCGAGCGCATCCTGGCCCGCACGTTTACCATGGCACCGGACGGTAAAACGCTGTACTTCCCGAACCCGGGGAGTCCGTACATCCAGGTCTACACCAGCGAAGACGGCACGAGGTATAAAAAACAGGAAAACATCACCAGCACAGCTGCCGGCTGCAACGCCATAGAAGTTGGCCCGGGCAACACCCTCTGGACAGCCGTGCGGGCCAGCGGCGTGGTGCCCGCCACGTTCCACTTCCGCGATGAAAAAAACAAGAAGATGTGGACGCTGCAGCTGCCGGAGTTAGAGGGCGCCGAGGCCCGGGGCCTGGGCGTGTCTGCCAACGGCGATACGCTCATCTTCTGCAGCTGGGACAAAGGCGGCGGGTTTTACAAGTATGTACTGCAGCCAGCTGAACAGCAGGAGTAA
- a CDS encoding plasmid mobilization protein, translated as MKTETTVPQGKRARRRKKHPKNCMLTVRMTTTEKLLITGKARSAGMKTAEWLRAAAKTAVVSPKFSPEDATVLRQLTGMFNDLNLIAGLAAQEGLLSLQNNCRQTVKKINQLLSYLNSDDRKGIHQ; from the coding sequence ATGAAAACAGAAACAACAGTGCCGCAAGGCAAAAGAGCCAGGCGCCGAAAGAAGCACCCCAAGAACTGCATGCTAACCGTACGCATGACAACTACTGAAAAACTCCTCATCACCGGGAAAGCCAGAAGCGCAGGCATGAAAACGGCCGAATGGCTCCGTGCTGCGGCCAAAACCGCAGTGGTTTCGCCCAAGTTCTCACCCGAGGACGCGACTGTTCTGCGTCAGCTTACCGGCATGTTCAATGACCTGAACCTGATAGCCGGGCTTGCTGCGCAGGAAGGGCTGCTATCGCTCCAAAACAACTGCCGCCAAACAGTAAAGAAAATCAATCAGTTGCTATCATACCTGAACAGCGATGATCGGAAAGGCATTCATCAGTAA
- a CDS encoding relaxase/mobilization nuclease domain-containing protein, which yields MIGKAFISKSFARSAQYLVQKPGAQILAADGVRTASCQTIASDFAMMCRFKPGLQRVAGHVSLSWSPLDREKLTPQVMVARAKEYMEKMRIQDTQYLIVEHRDTQHPHIHILYNRVSYQGKVIPDWRQWPHTVKVCTEMRQKYGYHMPQNQYLGDHQRLKGVDKVRFQLHDAIQQVLSQAKSWDELQAGLQRKGITMRCRYAGGTGKVQGLSFKMGNLSWKGSSISPKLSYGNIARKLERNLQLQLTQAKERTSRKRMAHRHKRRSL from the coding sequence ATGATCGGAAAGGCATTCATCAGTAAAAGCTTCGCCAGGAGCGCGCAATACCTTGTGCAGAAACCTGGCGCCCAGATCCTGGCAGCTGACGGCGTAAGGACAGCCAGTTGCCAGACCATTGCAAGTGATTTCGCAATGATGTGCAGGTTCAAACCTGGCTTGCAGCGGGTCGCAGGGCATGTTTCCCTGAGCTGGAGCCCTCTTGACAGGGAGAAGCTAACACCACAGGTAATGGTGGCGCGGGCAAAAGAGTACATGGAAAAAATGCGGATCCAGGACACACAGTACCTGATCGTGGAGCATCGCGATACGCAGCACCCCCATATACACATTCTCTACAACAGGGTCAGTTACCAAGGTAAGGTGATTCCCGACTGGCGCCAGTGGCCACACACGGTAAAAGTATGCACTGAAATGAGGCAGAAGTATGGCTATCATATGCCTCAAAACCAATACCTGGGGGATCACCAGCGCCTGAAAGGGGTAGACAAGGTGCGCTTTCAGCTCCATGATGCCATCCAGCAGGTCCTGAGCCAGGCCAAAAGCTGGGATGAGCTTCAGGCAGGGCTACAAAGAAAGGGCATTACGATGCGGTGCCGGTATGCAGGCGGCACAGGCAAGGTGCAGGGCCTTAGCTTTAAAATGGGAAACCTCAGCTGGAAGGGATCAAGCATAAGCCCAAAGCTAAGCTACGGCAACATCGCCCGTAAGTTAGAGCGCAACCTGCAGCTCCAGTTGACACAGGCAAAGGAAAGGACTTCCAGGAAGCGTATGGCACACCGCCACAAAAGGCGCTCATTATAA